A genomic window from Paramormyrops kingsleyae isolate MSU_618 chromosome 23, PKINGS_0.4, whole genome shotgun sequence includes:
- the LOC111843916 gene encoding zona pellucida sperm-binding protein 4-like encodes MAESRGFRLFWAQASVLLVAFAVSFAQQPAVKGAAYDKCQVYEKVPCGAPAIGKDACAAVDCCFDGQQCYYGNAVTVQCTRDGQFVVVVAKDSTVPQLDVTSISMLGGKAAPCSPVATTNSFVIFTFPVTACGTVVKMDGDYLLYENSMSSWYEIGVGPLGSITRDSLYELLFRCRYWGTEVVSLVAEYQPIAADMPFPLAVPGPLRVELRLANGQCYTKGCDEGAAAYTSYYQDSDYPVTKWLRQPVYVEVRLLSRTDPNLVLLLDSCWATPTPDPLSLPQWSLLEAGCPNPGDKYLTTLVPVDGSSGLPFPTYYKRFIVQMFTFVDPASKHHLQGQVFFHCSTAVCAPSATDSCEQRCFRKGRAAVRKDSFRHKAVVSSGEVKLVSPMDRFGAPAVKW; translated from the exons ATGGCGGAATCGCGGGGTTTTCGGCTATTTTGGGCTCAGGCTAGCGTCTTGCTCGTTGCTTTTGCTGTGTCTTTTGCACAGCAGCCGGCTGTTAAGGGTGCTGCTTATGATAAATGCCAGGTGTATGAGAAAGTTCCATGTGGAGCTCCTGCCATTGGCAAGGATGCTTGTGCAGCCGTAGACTGCTGTTTTGATGGCCAGCAGTGTTACTATGGGAATGCAG TGACTGTGCAGTGCACCAGAGATGGTCAGTTTGTGGTTGTGGTGGCCAAGGATTCCACTGTGCCCCAGCTGGATGTGACCAGTATTTCCATGCTGGGAGGAAAAGCTGCCCCTTGTAGCCCTGTTGCTACTACAAATTCCTTTGTCATATTCACCTTTCCAGTTACTGCCTGTGGCACTGTGGTGAAG ATGGATGGTGACTATCTCCTGTATGAGAACAGTATGTCCTCCTGGTATGAAATTGGTGTAGGGCCCCTGGGTTCCATCACAAGGGACTCCCTATATGA GCTGCTCTTCCGGTGCAGGTACTggggcactgaggttgtctccCTGGTGGCTGAGTACCAACCTATCGCAGCAGATATGCCATTTCCCCTGGCTGTTCCAGGGCCCCTCCGGGTAGAGCTGAGGCTGGCAAATGGCCAGTGTTACACTAAAGGGTGTGATGAAG GAGCTGCTGCATATACCTCCTACTACCAGGACAGTGACTACCCTGTTACCAAGTGGCTGCGGCAGCCTGTGTATGTAGAGGTTCGCCTCCTGAGTAGGACAGACCCCAACCTTGTGCTGCTTCTGGACAGCTGCTGGGCAACACCTACCCCTGACCCTCTGAGCCTGCCTCAGTGGAGCCTCCTGGAAGCTGG GTGCCCCAACCCAGGTGACAAGTACCTGACCACCTTGGTTCCTGTGGACGGCTCATCTGGGCTTCCCTTCCCGACCTACTACAAGAGGTTCATTGTGCAGATGTTTACGTTTGTGGACCCAGCCTCCAAGCATCATCTGCAGGGGCAG GTGTTCTTCCACTGTAGCACAGCTGTGTGTGCCCCTTCAGCCACTGATAGCTGTGAGCAGAGGTGCTTCAGGAAAG GTAGGGCTGCTGTACGCAAGGACTCCTTCCGCCACAAGGCTGTGGTGTCCAGTGGGGAAGTGAAGCTGGTCTCCCCAATGGACAGATTTGGAGCACCCGCTGTCAAGTGGTGA